Proteins encoded by one window of Kribbella italica:
- a CDS encoding glycosyltransferase, producing MLHNRYRSGQPSGENTVVDQTADLLRSSGHVVDLYARHSDDIEQMPGKDRALLPFRSIWSFAAERDLTFRLQKQRPDIVHVHNTFPLLSPSVLRSASRAGLPVVATLHNFRLLCANAVLQRDGAPCESCVGKIPWRGAVHGCYRDSTVQSLPLVTGIGVHQALHTWQRYTTTLIAPSEFVRSRYVAAGFAPEQIVVKPHAVPFSGQVREGAGEAVVFLGRLTEDKGFADLLQAWDASLGQLVVIGDGPLRDQADARAAADPSVRVLGALPWAESMDVVRTARAVVVPARSYETFGLVVVEAFAHGVPVVASRIGALAELVEDGETGALAEPGDPESLRKALRLVTDPRTSITCGERARQVYVERFTPERDLAATERIYADAIARHAAGS from the coding sequence ATGTTGCACAACCGTTATCGTTCGGGTCAACCCAGTGGCGAGAACACCGTTGTCGATCAAACAGCTGATTTATTGCGCAGCTCAGGACATGTCGTCGATCTCTACGCGCGACACAGCGATGACATTGAGCAAATGCCCGGCAAAGATCGCGCACTGTTACCGTTCCGCTCCATATGGTCATTTGCGGCCGAACGCGATTTAACCTTCCGATTGCAGAAACAGCGTCCGGACATCGTGCATGTGCACAACACGTTCCCGCTCCTGAGCCCGTCGGTACTGCGTTCCGCGTCCCGGGCCGGCCTCCCGGTGGTCGCCACGCTGCACAACTTCCGCCTGCTGTGCGCGAACGCCGTACTGCAGCGCGACGGCGCTCCGTGCGAGTCCTGCGTCGGCAAGATCCCGTGGCGTGGCGCTGTGCACGGCTGCTACCGCGACTCGACCGTGCAGAGCCTGCCGCTGGTCACCGGGATCGGCGTTCACCAGGCCCTGCACACCTGGCAGCGCTACACCACAACGCTGATCGCGCCCTCGGAGTTCGTCCGGTCCCGGTACGTCGCCGCCGGGTTCGCGCCCGAGCAGATCGTCGTCAAGCCGCACGCCGTCCCGTTCTCCGGGCAGGTTCGCGAGGGCGCGGGCGAAGCCGTCGTGTTCCTCGGCCGGCTCACCGAGGACAAGGGCTTCGCCGATCTGCTGCAGGCCTGGGACGCCTCGCTGGGCCAACTGGTCGTCATCGGTGACGGACCGCTGCGCGACCAGGCCGACGCGCGGGCCGCGGCGGACCCGTCCGTGCGGGTGCTCGGCGCGCTGCCGTGGGCCGAGAGCATGGACGTCGTCCGTACGGCGCGCGCGGTCGTCGTACCGGCTCGTTCCTACGAGACGTTCGGCCTCGTCGTGGTGGAGGCGTTCGCGCACGGCGTCCCGGTCGTCGCGTCCCGGATCGGCGCGCTGGCCGAGCTCGTCGAGGACGGCGAGACCGGTGCGCTGGCCGAACCGGGCGACCCCGAATCGCTGCGGAAGGCACTGCGGTTGGTCACCGATCCGCGCACTTCGATAACCTGCGGCGAGCGAGCCCGTCAGGTCTATGTGGAGCGCTTCACCCCGGAGCGCGACCTGGCGGCCACGGAGAGGATTTACGCCGATGCGATCGCGCGGCACGCGGCCGGCAGCTGA
- a CDS encoding adenylyltransferase/cytidyltransferase family protein produces MPQRIGYLTGVFDLFHIGHLDVLEQAQEQCDRLVVGVLTDDWAREAWGARPFVPLVERAQILEQLRCVDEVVVVDDAGWLTGVPGVETVFAADGTDGVLAADELDGVPAELVRALPNRRESRSQILRAAIGQRQSRSSVA; encoded by the coding sequence GTGCCGCAGCGCATCGGTTATCTGACCGGGGTCTTCGACCTGTTCCACATCGGGCACCTCGACGTGCTCGAGCAGGCGCAGGAACAGTGCGACCGGCTCGTGGTGGGCGTGCTCACCGACGACTGGGCGCGCGAAGCCTGGGGTGCGCGGCCGTTCGTCCCGCTGGTCGAGCGAGCGCAGATCCTCGAGCAGCTGCGCTGCGTGGACGAGGTCGTCGTGGTCGACGACGCCGGATGGTTGACCGGGGTGCCGGGGGTCGAGACCGTGTTCGCCGCTGACGGGACCGACGGCGTACTGGCCGCTGACGAGCTGGACGGGGTTCCCGCCGAGCTGGTCCGCGCGCTGCCGAACCGCCGCGAGTCCCGCAGCCAGATCCTGCGCGCCGCGATCGGCCAGCGGCAGTCGCGCAGCTCCGTCGCATGA
- a CDS encoding CDP-alcohol phosphatidyltransferase family protein codes for MSSYGDAVARLARAQKPSAGTPVYSRFVNRKLGRYLAAGAFLLNRTPNQVSLSSGFCSLIGIVLLATIAPSLPLALVVTALLVLGYALDSADGQLARLRGGGSPVGEWLDHMIDCVKITLLHSAVLVSFYRFDAFSNELVLLVPLAYLCVSAVMFFGLILIDQLRRRHGVSTANVRGDSVLKSLVIAPTDYGILCLVFLTVGWPTLFAGLYGLMLLANLLFLLAAISKWYKEMAALAPSGVRA; via the coding sequence ATGAGCTCGTACGGCGACGCCGTCGCGCGGCTCGCGCGCGCTCAGAAACCTTCGGCCGGTACGCCGGTCTACTCGCGCTTCGTGAACCGCAAACTCGGCCGCTACCTGGCCGCCGGTGCGTTCCTGCTGAACCGGACGCCCAACCAGGTCAGCCTGTCGAGCGGTTTCTGCTCGCTGATCGGCATCGTGCTGCTCGCGACGATCGCGCCGAGTCTGCCGCTGGCACTGGTGGTCACGGCGCTGCTCGTCCTGGGGTACGCGCTCGACTCCGCCGACGGTCAGCTGGCCCGGCTGCGGGGTGGTGGCTCGCCGGTCGGCGAGTGGCTCGACCACATGATCGACTGCGTGAAGATCACCCTGCTGCACTCGGCGGTGCTGGTCTCGTTCTACCGGTTCGATGCCTTCAGCAACGAATTGGTGCTGCTGGTCCCACTGGCGTACCTGTGCGTGTCCGCGGTGATGTTCTTCGGGCTGATCCTGATCGACCAGTTGCGCCGGCGGCACGGCGTCTCGACCGCCAACGTGCGCGGCGACTCGGTGCTGAAGTCGCTGGTGATCGCGCCGACCGACTACGGGATCCTCTGCCTGGTGTTCCTCACCGTCGGGTGGCCGACGCTGTTCGCCGGCCTCTACGGGCTGATGCTGCTGGCGAACCTGCTGTTCCTGCTGGCCGCGATCTCCAAGTGGTACAAGGAGATGGCGGCGCTGGCGCCGTCCGGGGTCCGGGCCTGA
- a CDS encoding adenylyltransferase/cytidyltransferase family protein: MGVVGYAPGVYDMFHIGHLNILRRASEHCDYLIAGVVEDDVVTKIKGRPPVVPHDERMEVVRAIGIVDEVVSDWSSDKFEMWKQLRYDVLFKGDDWKGTEKGLRLEKLLGEVGAGVHYFPYTASTSSTDLRRLLEGTL; the protein is encoded by the coding sequence ATGGGCGTCGTGGGGTACGCCCCGGGGGTCTACGACATGTTCCACATCGGGCACCTGAACATCCTGCGCCGCGCCAGCGAGCACTGCGACTACCTGATCGCCGGCGTGGTCGAGGACGACGTCGTCACCAAGATCAAGGGCCGCCCGCCCGTCGTACCGCACGACGAGCGGATGGAGGTCGTGCGCGCGATCGGGATCGTCGACGAGGTGGTCAGCGACTGGTCCAGCGACAAGTTCGAGATGTGGAAACAGCTCCGGTACGACGTGCTGTTCAAGGGCGACGACTGGAAGGGCACCGAGAAGGGGCTCCGGCTGGAGAAGCTGCTCGGCGAGGTCGGGGCCGGCGTGCACTACTTCCCGTACACGGCGTCGACGTCGAGCACGGACCTGCGACGGTTGCTCGAGGGCACGCTGTGA
- a CDS encoding glycosyltransferase, producing the protein MTGPAQARKKILVSAYACRPQGGSEPGAGWAWAKAAARDHDVWLLTRGKFLHEIEEELAIRPVPGLTVVPLELSKFLLKLRRRSADVYWYYPLWQRKAGQVAERLHREHVFDVIHHLTFAVDWMPAGVVRRTSAKVIWGPVGGSTAVPLSMAHWLGSGGLVGELVRRAWTGAARRLIGRQVAQRADLVVAQNKDVAEVFGPHAREIVVQPNVAIRRFASASGPYEPFGGPGVKTALFVGRLIPWKGLLIAISALARPEAATWELRVIGDGPDWRRAERLAEQLGVRDRVEFTGQLPREEVLAALLRADALLAPALREAAGWAVTEALASGCPVVCVDRGGPSVIVGPDEGVAVDWRGDVVGELAKGLAALKGRITPVDRWGPDRLPALLADWYAEARVTNS; encoded by the coding sequence GTGACCGGGCCGGCGCAGGCCCGGAAGAAGATCCTCGTCAGCGCGTACGCGTGCCGGCCCCAGGGTGGGTCCGAGCCGGGCGCCGGGTGGGCGTGGGCGAAGGCGGCCGCGCGGGACCACGACGTGTGGTTGCTGACCCGCGGCAAGTTCCTGCACGAGATCGAGGAAGAGCTCGCGATCCGGCCGGTGCCGGGGCTGACCGTCGTACCGCTGGAGCTGTCGAAGTTCCTGCTCAAGCTGCGGCGGCGGAGCGCGGACGTGTACTGGTACTACCCGTTGTGGCAGCGCAAGGCCGGCCAGGTCGCCGAGCGGCTGCACCGCGAGCACGTCTTCGACGTGATCCACCACCTCACGTTCGCCGTCGACTGGATGCCGGCGGGCGTCGTACGGCGGACGTCGGCGAAGGTGATCTGGGGTCCGGTCGGCGGGTCGACGGCGGTGCCGCTGTCGATGGCGCACTGGCTCGGTTCGGGCGGCCTGGTGGGCGAACTGGTCCGCCGCGCGTGGACCGGCGCCGCCCGGCGGTTGATCGGCCGGCAGGTCGCGCAACGGGCCGACCTGGTCGTTGCCCAGAACAAGGATGTCGCGGAGGTCTTCGGACCGCACGCGCGCGAGATCGTCGTCCAGCCGAACGTCGCGATCCGCCGCTTCGCCAGCGCCTCCGGTCCGTACGAGCCCTTCGGCGGGCCCGGGGTGAAGACCGCGCTGTTCGTCGGCCGCCTGATCCCGTGGAAGGGCCTGCTGATCGCGATCAGCGCGCTCGCGCGCCCCGAAGCCGCCACGTGGGAGCTCCGCGTCATCGGCGACGGCCCCGACTGGCGGCGCGCCGAACGCCTCGCCGAGCAGCTCGGCGTCCGCGACCGCGTCGAGTTCACCGGCCAGCTCCCGCGCGAAGAGGTCCTCGCCGCGTTGCTCCGCGCCGACGCGCTCCTGGCCCCCGCCCTCCGCGAAGCAGCCGGCTGGGCCGTCACCGAAGCACTCGCCAGCGGCTGCCCGGTCGTCTGCGTCGACCGGGGCGGCCCGTCCGTCATCGTCGGCCCGGACGAAGGCGTCGCTGTCGACTGGCGAGGCGACGTCGTCGGCGAGCTGGCCAAGGGCCTGGCCGCCCTGAAAGGCCGCATCACCCCGGTCGACCGCTGGGGTCCCGACCGTCTCCCGGCCTTGCTGGCCGACTGGTACGCCGAAGCCCGCGTCACCAACTCCTGA
- the nadA gene encoding quinolinate synthase NadA codes for MTTIADGPKSLPLLFLGRDTDPHSERGVECPGALPPASDPDLVERAQKAKAALGDQVFVLGHHYQRDEVIQFADVTGDSFKLARDAANRPDAPYIVFCGVHFMAESADILTNESQTVILPDLAAGCSMADMARIQQVEAAWDALADAGVADVTVPVTYMNSSADIKAFCGRNGGAVCTSSNADVALDWAFQQGEKVLFLPDQHLGRNTAVLKMGISLDECVVYDPHKPGGGLTREQLAAAKMILWRGHCSVHGRFTPESVDDVRARVPGVKVLVHPECRHEVVTKADLVGSTEYIIKVLDEAEPGTSWAVGTELNLVSRLAKQHADKNIVFLDKTVCYCATMNRIDLPHFVWTLENLVAGHVVNPIKVDADTERHAKIALDRMLALPGKTARD; via the coding sequence GTGACGACGATCGCAGACGGCCCGAAATCCCTTCCGCTGCTGTTCCTGGGCCGCGACACCGACCCGCACTCCGAGCGTGGCGTCGAGTGCCCGGGCGCTCTTCCGCCGGCCTCCGACCCGGACCTGGTCGAGCGGGCGCAGAAGGCCAAGGCCGCGCTCGGCGACCAGGTGTTCGTGCTCGGGCACCACTACCAGCGCGACGAGGTGATCCAGTTCGCGGACGTCACCGGTGACTCGTTCAAGCTCGCCCGCGACGCGGCGAACCGGCCGGACGCGCCGTACATCGTGTTCTGCGGTGTGCACTTCATGGCCGAGTCCGCCGACATCCTCACCAACGAGAGCCAGACGGTGATCCTGCCCGACCTCGCGGCCGGCTGCTCGATGGCCGACATGGCGCGGATCCAGCAGGTCGAGGCGGCCTGGGACGCGCTGGCCGACGCCGGCGTCGCGGACGTCACCGTGCCGGTCACCTACATGAACTCCAGCGCCGACATCAAGGCGTTCTGCGGCCGCAACGGCGGCGCGGTCTGTACGTCGAGCAACGCCGACGTCGCGCTCGACTGGGCGTTCCAGCAGGGCGAGAAGGTGCTGTTCCTGCCCGACCAGCACCTCGGGCGGAACACCGCGGTGCTGAAGATGGGCATCAGCCTCGACGAGTGCGTCGTGTACGACCCGCACAAGCCGGGTGGCGGTCTGACCCGCGAGCAACTCGCGGCGGCGAAGATGATCCTGTGGCGCGGGCACTGCTCGGTCCACGGGCGCTTCACGCCGGAGTCGGTCGACGACGTCCGGGCGCGCGTTCCCGGGGTGAAGGTCCTGGTGCACCCGGAGTGCCGGCACGAGGTCGTCACCAAGGCCGACCTGGTCGGTTCGACGGAGTACATCATCAAGGTCCTCGACGAGGCCGAGCCCGGTACGTCGTGGGCCGTCGGCACCGAGCTGAACCTGGTCTCGCGGCTGGCCAAGCAGCACGCCGACAAGAACATCGTCTTCCTCGACAAGACGGTCTGCTACTGCGCGACGATGAACCGGATCGACCTCCCGCACTTCGTCTGGACCTTGGAGAACCTGGTCGCCGGCCACGTCGTCAACCCGATCAAGGTCGACGCGGACACCGAGCGGCACGCCAAGATCGCCCTGGACCGGATGCTCGCCCTGCCGGGCAAGACCGCCCGGGACTGA
- a CDS encoding NAD(P)/FAD-dependent oxidoreductase translates to MTDVIVVGAGLAGLNCALTLQSRGLAVSVLEAADAVGGRVRTDRIDGYLCDHGFQLLNPAYPAVRRYVDLPALDLQAFTAGVAVAGAAGTTLVADPRRSPGLVAKSLLSGYLHPKELARIGAWAAPALGPVHRLLAEAQHDSSGGGDVSLQESLDRAGVEGKLRREILEPFLAGVLAEADGATSAAFVRLLLRSFLLGTPSLPAGGMAALPEQLAARLRDPVQLGRAVTAVRGGDEVVVGTVDGELRARAVVVATDPSAAAGLVQVRAPQLKGLSTYWFATDEPPRTDKLLVVDGRRDGPVVNTAVMSNVAPSYAPPGQHLIQATTLWPTDAVESEVRIQLTRMYGRSAGAWQLVVRHDIAEALPQQAPPLTPRRPVDLGEGRFIAGDHRDTASIQGALVSGRRAANAVTQYLA, encoded by the coding sequence ATGACAGACGTGATCGTCGTCGGAGCTGGTCTCGCCGGGCTGAACTGCGCCCTCACCCTGCAGAGCCGGGGTCTCGCCGTCAGTGTGCTCGAGGCCGCAGACGCGGTCGGCGGCCGGGTCCGCACCGACCGCATCGACGGCTACCTGTGCGACCACGGCTTCCAGCTGCTCAACCCGGCCTACCCCGCCGTACGCCGGTACGTCGACCTGCCGGCGCTGGACCTCCAAGCGTTCACCGCCGGCGTCGCCGTCGCGGGAGCCGCTGGTACGACGCTCGTCGCCGACCCGCGCCGCAGCCCGGGTCTCGTGGCCAAGTCCCTCCTGAGCGGCTACCTGCATCCCAAGGAGCTGGCCCGGATCGGCGCTTGGGCGGCTCCGGCTCTGGGCCCGGTCCATCGTCTCCTCGCCGAGGCACAGCACGACTCGTCGGGTGGGGGAGATGTGTCGTTGCAGGAGTCGCTGGACCGCGCTGGAGTCGAGGGCAAGCTTCGGCGGGAGATCCTCGAGCCGTTCCTCGCCGGGGTACTGGCCGAGGCGGACGGCGCGACCTCGGCAGCCTTCGTACGGCTGCTCCTCCGGAGCTTCCTGCTCGGCACACCGAGTCTGCCCGCGGGCGGAATGGCCGCGTTGCCTGAGCAGTTGGCCGCGCGGCTGCGAGATCCTGTTCAGCTTGGCCGCGCGGTGACCGCCGTACGAGGCGGCGACGAGGTGGTCGTCGGCACCGTCGACGGCGAGCTCCGCGCCCGTGCCGTGGTCGTCGCCACCGATCCGTCGGCAGCCGCCGGACTCGTGCAGGTCCGGGCGCCGCAGCTGAAGGGCCTCAGCACCTACTGGTTCGCGACCGACGAACCACCGCGCACCGACAAGCTGCTGGTGGTCGACGGCCGCCGCGACGGGCCGGTCGTCAACACCGCGGTGATGTCGAACGTCGCGCCGTCGTACGCGCCGCCCGGGCAGCACCTGATCCAGGCGACCACCCTCTGGCCGACCGACGCCGTCGAGAGCGAGGTGCGGATCCAGCTGACCCGGATGTACGGGCGGTCGGCCGGCGCGTGGCAACTCGTCGTACGGCACGACATCGCGGAAGCCCTTCCGCAGCAGGCGCCGCCGCTCACCCCGCGCCGCCCGGTCGACCTCGGCGAAGGCCGCTTCATCGCCGGCGACCACCGCGACACGGCGTCGATCCAAGGCGCCCTGGTCTCCGGCCGCCGCGCCGCGAACGCGGTCACGCAGTACTTGGCCTAG
- a CDS encoding NUDIX domain-containing protein, whose product MTLHENGVRTDAMAPLRPGASAAVLDGDRLLLTRRSDNGEWCMPGGGIDAGERPAEAAQREVLEETGLRVRVTGLLGVYSDPDLVVVYPDGNRVQILGVLFRAEVVEGTAGLSDEVTEVGWFTAAEAAELTVIANHRPLLPTAYGVAEIYFNPPRPSTA is encoded by the coding sequence ATGACGTTGCACGAGAACGGCGTACGGACTGATGCGATGGCCCCGCTTCGGCCGGGGGCCTCGGCGGCGGTGCTGGACGGGGATCGCTTGTTGCTGACTCGGCGCAGCGACAACGGCGAGTGGTGCATGCCGGGTGGCGGGATCGACGCGGGTGAGCGGCCGGCGGAGGCCGCGCAGCGGGAGGTGCTGGAGGAGACCGGGCTGCGGGTGCGGGTGACCGGGCTGCTCGGGGTGTACTCGGATCCGGATCTGGTCGTCGTCTACCCGGACGGGAATCGGGTGCAGATCCTGGGCGTCCTGTTCCGCGCCGAGGTGGTCGAGGGCACGGCCGGGTTGTCCGACGAGGTGACCGAGGTCGGGTGGTTCACGGCGGCGGAGGCGGCCGAGTTGACGGTCATCGCCAATCATCGGCCGCTGTTGCCGACGGCGTACGGCGTGGCGGAGATCTACTTCAACCCGCCTAGGCCAAGTACTGCGTGA
- the nfi gene encoding deoxyribonuclease V (cleaves DNA at apurinic or apyrimidinic sites), whose amino-acid sequence MQLTVAEAIAVQEDLRRHVVTTDDTSPAPRYVAGLDVAYDGDEYAAAVVVLEVIRAATVELQEVDRAVVRGRTAFPYVPGLFAFREVPGLVAALERLRVTPELLVCDGQGLAHPRRFGLACHLGVVTGLPSLGVGKTAFVGEWQEPGTARGEASELVLDGEVVGKVLRTQNKTKPVFVSVGHRVSLGTAVERVLELAPRYRLPETTRAADRACRDGLAER is encoded by the coding sequence GTGCAGCTCACCGTCGCCGAGGCGATTGCCGTCCAGGAGGACCTCCGCCGGCACGTCGTCACCACCGACGACACTTCGCCGGCGCCGCGGTACGTCGCCGGGCTGGATGTCGCGTACGACGGTGACGAGTACGCGGCGGCGGTCGTCGTACTGGAGGTGATCCGGGCGGCGACGGTCGAGCTGCAGGAGGTGGATCGCGCTGTCGTGCGAGGGCGGACTGCCTTTCCGTACGTGCCGGGGTTGTTCGCGTTTCGGGAGGTGCCGGGCCTGGTGGCCGCGTTGGAGCGGCTGCGGGTGACGCCGGAGCTGCTGGTGTGTGACGGCCAAGGGCTGGCGCATCCCCGGCGGTTCGGGCTGGCTTGTCACCTCGGGGTGGTGACCGGGCTGCCGAGTCTCGGGGTGGGAAAGACTGCTTTCGTCGGCGAGTGGCAGGAGCCGGGGACTGCGCGGGGTGAGGCCAGTGAGCTGGTGCTCGACGGGGAGGTCGTCGGGAAAGTGCTCCGGACGCAGAACAAAACCAAGCCGGTGTTCGTCTCAGTCGGGCATCGGGTGTCGTTGGGGACGGCGGTCGAGCGCGTGCTGGAGTTGGCGCCGCGGTATCGACTGCCGGAGACGACCCGCGCAGCGGACCGCGCGTGCCGGGACGGACTGGCCGAGCGCTGA
- a CDS encoding glycerate kinase: MRVLIAPDKFAGTLTAVEAAAAIEEGWRRRDPEAEVLVAPMADGGPGFIDVLSAVVDGTLLAVTVRGPLGGEVPATVLVAGETAYVETAQACGLHLIEPADRRPEDGTTYGVGQLIAAAVDAGAKRIVLGLGGSGTNDAGAGLLAALGATAAGGRLDAGATGLADLTEVDLEPARTRMAGVEFVAASDVENPMLGLRGATNIFGQQKGVADERKPVVDGWLTRFAELADRKTADQKGAGAAGGLGYALLLLGAERVSGIDLVADLTGLKEKAGRVDLVLSGEGAFDFQSRDGKVIAGVAKVANDAMRPCVVLAGKVLIGSREMRTMGVESAYSLVDAVGEEQAFADPHGSLAKVAERVARTWAR; encoded by the coding sequence ATGCGCGTGCTGATTGCTCCGGACAAGTTCGCTGGGACGTTGACGGCGGTCGAGGCTGCGGCCGCGATCGAGGAGGGGTGGCGGCGGCGGGACCCGGAGGCCGAGGTACTGGTGGCGCCGATGGCCGACGGGGGACCGGGGTTCATCGACGTACTGTCCGCCGTTGTCGACGGCACCCTTCTGGCGGTGACCGTGCGCGGTCCGCTCGGCGGTGAGGTCCCGGCGACCGTCCTGGTCGCCGGCGAGACGGCGTACGTCGAGACCGCGCAGGCCTGCGGACTGCACCTGATCGAGCCGGCGGACCGACGGCCGGAGGACGGTACGACGTACGGCGTCGGTCAGTTGATCGCCGCTGCGGTGGACGCGGGGGCGAAGCGGATCGTTCTCGGACTCGGCGGTTCCGGTACGAACGACGCGGGCGCCGGCCTGCTCGCGGCCCTCGGCGCGACCGCCGCCGGCGGCCGCCTCGACGCGGGCGCGACCGGGCTGGCCGACCTGACCGAGGTCGACCTCGAGCCGGCGCGGACGCGGATGGCGGGCGTCGAGTTCGTCGCCGCGAGCGACGTCGAGAACCCGATGCTCGGGCTGCGCGGTGCGACCAACATCTTCGGCCAGCAGAAGGGCGTCGCCGACGAGCGCAAGCCGGTGGTCGACGGCTGGCTGACCCGCTTCGCCGAGCTCGCCGACCGGAAGACCGCCGACCAGAAGGGCGCCGGCGCCGCGGGCGGGCTCGGGTACGCGCTGCTCCTGCTCGGCGCCGAGCGCGTCTCCGGGATCGACCTCGTCGCCGACCTCACCGGGCTGAAGGAGAAGGCCGGCCGGGTCGATCTGGTGCTGTCCGGCGAGGGCGCGTTCGACTTCCAGTCCCGCGACGGCAAGGTCATCGCGGGCGTCGCCAAGGTCGCGAACGACGCGATGCGGCCGTGCGTCGTCCTGGCGGGCAAGGTACTGATCGGCTCCCGCGAGATGCGCACGATGGGCGTCGAGTCGGCCTACTCCCTGGTCGACGCCGTCGGCGAGGAGCAGGCGTTCGCCGATCCGCACGGCTCGCTGGCCAAGGTCGCCGAGCGCGTCGCCCGGACCTGGGCCCGCTGA
- the erpA gene encoding iron-sulfur cluster insertion protein ErpA: MTEAQTEQATAAATGILLTDGAASKVKALLDQEGRDDLALRVAVQPGGCSGLRYQLFFDERQLDGDVVADFDGVSVVTDRMSAPYLKGASIDFVDTIEKQGFTIDNPNATGSCACGDSFN; this comes from the coding sequence ATGACTGAAGCGCAGACCGAGCAGGCCACCGCCGCCGCGACGGGGATCCTGTTGACGGACGGGGCCGCCTCGAAGGTGAAGGCGCTGCTGGACCAGGAAGGTCGCGACGACCTCGCGCTGCGCGTCGCCGTGCAGCCGGGCGGGTGTTCCGGCCTGCGGTACCAGCTGTTCTTCGACGAGCGTCAGCTCGACGGTGACGTCGTCGCGGACTTCGACGGTGTGAGCGTCGTCACGGACCGGATGAGCGCGCCGTACCTCAAGGGTGCGTCGATCGACTTCGTGGACACGATCGAGAAGCAGGGCTTCACGATCGACAACCCGAACGCGACCGGCTCCTGCGCCTGCGGCGACTCGTTCAACTGA
- a CDS encoding ABC transporter permease subunit — MWDYITERQSQLLYQGYQHLSLVIQCVVLATVIAVVLAVLVHRNPKIASAAEGISAVGLTIPSFALLGLLIPLAGIGTATSVVAVTFYATLPILRNAVVGLAGVDATLVESARGMGMGRLRTLVRIELPLAWPVILAGVRVSAQMSMGIAAIAAYVLGPGLGSFIFTGLTQIGGANALNSALVGTLGVVLLALVLDALLLGVGRLTTPRGIRV, encoded by the coding sequence GTGTGGGACTACATCACCGAACGGCAGTCGCAACTGCTCTACCAGGGCTACCAGCATCTGAGCCTGGTGATCCAGTGCGTGGTGCTCGCGACGGTGATCGCCGTCGTCCTGGCCGTGCTCGTCCATCGCAACCCGAAGATCGCGTCGGCCGCCGAAGGCATCAGCGCGGTCGGCCTGACCATCCCGTCGTTCGCGCTGCTCGGCCTGCTGATCCCGCTGGCCGGCATCGGTACGGCGACGTCGGTGGTCGCGGTGACCTTCTACGCGACCCTCCCGATCCTGCGCAACGCGGTCGTCGGCCTGGCCGGCGTCGACGCGACGCTGGTCGAGTCCGCCCGCGGCATGGGCATGGGCCGGCTCCGCACCCTGGTGCGGATCGAGCTGCCGCTCGCGTGGCCGGTCATCCTGGCCGGCGTCCGGGTCTCGGCGCAGATGTCGATGGGCATCGCGGCGATCGCGGCGTACGTGCTCGGCCCTGGTCTGGGCAGCTTCATCTTCACCGGCCTCACCCAGATCGGTGGCGCCAACGCTCTCAACTCCGCCCTGGTCGGAACGCTGGGGGTGGTGCTGCTGGCTCTCGTGCTGGACGCGCTGCTGCTGGGCGTCGGCCGGCTGACGACCCCCAGGGGGATCCGTGTCTGA